In Lacrimispora indolis DSM 755, a genomic segment contains:
- a CDS encoding DUF2628 domain-containing protein has product MEEHQILDDWSAEIFVGNNYEYYKNKWRDKPERQNFASWNWPAFLFPLYWLAYRKMYLEAFLYGVISLLSVIIPGSGLILRIVVGIYANSYYCKKGLKIIIQTSGMTDGEAGMYISKHGGTSVLSIFITILITVFLAIAVIAGIVFFPTGEKGIYSQNAQSESFTSNDLVFSFPNDWKL; this is encoded by the coding sequence ATGGAAGAACACCAGATATTAGATGATTGGAGTGCTGAAATATTCGTGGGAAATAATTACGAATATTACAAAAACAAATGGCGTGACAAACCGGAACGTCAAAACTTTGCAAGTTGGAACTGGCCTGCTTTCCTTTTTCCGCTTTACTGGCTGGCATACAGAAAAATGTATTTAGAGGCTTTTTTATATGGGGTAATCTCTCTTTTATCTGTGATCATTCCGGGGAGCGGACTGATTCTTCGTATTGTTGTGGGAATATATGCAAATTCTTATTATTGCAAAAAAGGACTGAAAATCATAATACAAACCTCCGGAATGACGGATGGGGAGGCTGGGATGTACATAAGCAAGCATGGCGGTACAAGCGTTTTAAGCATTTTCATTACCATACTGATTACTGTCTTTCTAGCTATTGCGGTGATAGCGGGAATTGTATTTTTTCCCACAGGAGAGAAGGGAATTTATTCACAGAATGCGCAGTCTGAATCTTTTACATCAAACGATTTAGTATTTAGTTTTCCTAATGATTGGAAATTATAG
- a CDS encoding Mbeg1-like protein: MKNLDEKESARLVSLIYGTSMNKNWNTIQDKKNVNTVADLIDEMEESVKTHSPDLTRDKEGNIKYGGEMTREEFLDVIEQIRASDTLMRMEIKDITDNEDTNFRAMTLEDPEKDPEKKVKPIIVFRGTAGDYQWGDNSAAMFSTQTPSQREAAKYVANSGLDHVTLAGHSKGGNMAASCAYLLPEGMVDKVYSYDGQGASKTFLNQIGERKQKFCKSIIYNINEFRDAVSQIFTKTGSDKNTIYFDSGVDYYNADLPEAGFDFKMYFFHTHKSNYFLKTGLTLMNRTFVPARIANQISMWNGLDALPESLKLKIAKKVAGLMYTNESDIGQKETEWSNERWEAVLRAEEVYAKVKKSREDEMCQRLTELYRVDFSKFKLDQDPTSFVVEGAILTCDGCNNIGELKNIEDHSNIIQGKAVASKKDNKAGTNILIENAECMLCAVDEIESVLKNPETDKKTLESAGTVTCKPEICREWVITDPSIIVDVEGQEVPAVLKKSMLPCLKGGIITVAHNGQIIMSDIEKMSLEESISKKWEQTPKALQKVAAIYTSGLKGEIDRIILTPKKVRNNIKNQIDLGIDMGETLMNGCIGLKNGIESGIVKVGEALDEAIQQLEQAKDNYIQDYLWKQVQGK; this comes from the coding sequence ATGAAAAATCTGGATGAAAAAGAGAGTGCAAGATTAGTAAGCTTAATTTATGGAACTTCTATGAATAAAAATTGGAACACAATACAAGATAAAAAGAACGTAAATACTGTAGCAGATTTAATAGATGAAATGGAAGAAAGTGTGAAAACCCATTCACCTGATCTAACAAGAGATAAAGAAGGAAACATAAAATACGGCGGAGAAATGACTAGAGAAGAATTCTTAGATGTCATAGAGCAGATAAGAGCTTCTGATACCTTAATGAGGATGGAAATCAAAGATATTACAGACAACGAAGATACTAATTTTCGAGCCATGACACTTGAAGATCCTGAAAAAGATCCTGAAAAAAAAGTAAAACCAATCATTGTATTTCGAGGAACAGCTGGAGATTACCAATGGGGAGACAACTCGGCCGCCATGTTTTCAACCCAAACGCCATCGCAAAGAGAAGCGGCAAAATATGTTGCAAACTCCGGTCTGGATCATGTGACACTGGCAGGACATTCAAAAGGAGGCAACATGGCGGCCTCCTGTGCCTACTTACTTCCGGAGGGAATGGTTGACAAGGTTTATTCTTATGATGGGCAGGGAGCTTCCAAAACATTCCTGAATCAGATTGGTGAAAGAAAACAGAAGTTTTGTAAAAGTATTATTTACAACATCAATGAATTTCGTGATGCGGTCAGCCAGATTTTTACGAAAACCGGGAGCGATAAAAACACGATTTACTTTGATTCGGGAGTGGATTATTATAATGCCGATCTTCCGGAAGCAGGATTTGATTTTAAGATGTATTTTTTTCATACTCATAAATCGAATTACTTTCTTAAAACGGGCCTGACATTGATGAACCGTACCTTTGTTCCTGCCAGGATAGCAAATCAAATATCCATGTGGAATGGGCTGGACGCATTGCCGGAATCCTTGAAATTAAAAATAGCAAAAAAAGTTGCTGGGCTGATGTATACGAATGAAAGCGATATAGGGCAGAAAGAAACAGAGTGGTCGAATGAGAGATGGGAAGCAGTTCTGAGAGCGGAGGAAGTTTATGCAAAAGTAAAAAAAAGCAGGGAAGATGAAATGTGTCAACGTTTGACCGAATTGTACCGTGTGGATTTCTCGAAATTCAAGTTGGATCAGGACCCCACCAGCTTTGTGGTAGAAGGAGCCATACTGACGTGTGACGGCTGTAACAATATAGGGGAATTAAAAAACATTGAGGATCATTCAAATATCATTCAGGGCAAAGCTGTCGCTTCGAAAAAAGACAATAAGGCAGGGACGAACATTCTCATAGAAAACGCAGAGTGTATGTTATGTGCAGTAGATGAGATTGAATCGGTATTGAAAAATCCGGAGACAGATAAAAAAACTCTGGAATCAGCTGGAACAGTAACATGCAAGCCGGAGATATGCCGGGAATGGGTGATTACTGATCCCAGTATCATAGTGGATGTGGAAGGGCAGGAGGTGCCTGCCGTACTAAAGAAGTCAATGTTACCATGTTTAAAAGGAGGAATTATCACAGTGGCCCACAATGGACAGATAATTATGAGTGATATAGAAAAAATGTCTCTGGAAGAAAGCATTTCAAAGAAATGGGAGCAGACTCCAAAGGCACTTCAAAAAGTGGCAGCCATTTATACCAGTGGGCTAAAAGGTGAAATAGACAGGATTATTCTGACACCGAAAAAAGTGAGAAATAATATAAAAAATCAGATTGATTTAGGCATTGATATGGGAGAAACTCTGATGAACGGCTGCATAGGCCTTAAAAATGGAATTGAAAGCGGCATCGTAAAGGTTGGTGAAGCCTTGGATGAGGCAATTCAGCAGTTGGAACAGGCAAAGGACAATTATATTCAAGACTATCTCTGGAAACAGGTACAGGGGAAGTAG
- a CDS encoding FHA domain-containing protein, protein MSLVRCPNGHVYNARRYGKICPYCQMKLKEETEEKKPVGFEPSMEVLQEEVRPVCGWIVCISGARVGMDYKIHSGKNFIGRGDDMDIQILGDNEINRKNHTIIVYDEKKRNTVILPGDAAGLAYLNDEAVYVPTELKPYDVIELGKSRFLFAPLCGENFEWNDKK, encoded by the coding sequence ATGAGCTTAGTAAGATGCCCCAATGGACATGTTTATAATGCAAGACGTTATGGTAAGATATGTCCCTATTGTCAGATGAAGCTGAAAGAGGAGACAGAAGAGAAGAAACCGGTGGGCTTTGAGCCTTCTATGGAAGTTTTGCAGGAAGAGGTCCGGCCTGTCTGCGGATGGATCGTATGTATCTCTGGTGCAAGGGTTGGAATGGATTATAAGATCCACAGCGGAAAGAACTTTATAGGCCGTGGTGATGACATGGATATACAAATTTTAGGAGACAATGAAATCAACCGGAAAAACCACACCATCATTGTTTATGATGAGAAAAAGAGGAATACAGTCATCCTTCCGGGGGATGCGGCAGGGCTTGCCTATCTGAATGATGAGGCAGTTTATGTGCCTACGGAATTAAAACCTTATGATGTGATTGAGCTGGGGAAAAGCCGGTTTTTATTTGCCCCTTTATGCGGAGAAAATTTTGAATGGAATGATAAAAAATGA
- a CDS encoding phage baseplate assembly protein V, translated as MEKIGLISNGEIRIEPVHFIEINELQIHRNINEHIFFEAVGRISEEEKKQYDHGLEFGTELIVKHEKGQVLFRGLLTLAEINHQGECYNLRVQAYSHTILLDMAPKTRPFHNVEAPYEGIFRTITSEYKNADTIIRKEYQAKTGQFFMQYQETDWEFLKRLASRQNQGILADCISGHPAYYIGIPEQYVAVEKYLGEYQITKDLKAYKKALEVLTPAVSDTSYITYAIRMDEWVELGEEINCQGQSLYVKSVHTVLEQAVLVHDCELCVKEGLAQEKKYNEKLSGKAVKGTVEEVKRDLVKINIQGEAGVQNAQGSCWFPYSTVYASKDGSGWYCMPEKGDKVRIIFPDSDEKNAYASSSVSEYQPQPGEADQMEDYQRRYIRNPQGMELCWTPEQVSISANGASIATLDRDGTLTFSASSKIILRSEGDIVMEAGNQVKVHASDSIHMICGGKGEINISKKGVIELKGNKVYTN; from the coding sequence GTGGAAAAAATTGGATTGATCAGCAATGGCGAAATCAGGATAGAACCGGTTCATTTTATAGAAATAAACGAGTTGCAGATACATAGAAACATAAACGAACACATATTTTTTGAGGCAGTTGGAAGAATCAGTGAAGAAGAAAAGAAACAGTATGATCATGGTCTGGAGTTTGGAACCGAATTGATTGTAAAGCATGAAAAAGGACAAGTTCTTTTTCGGGGATTGCTTACACTGGCGGAAATAAATCATCAGGGAGAATGCTATAACCTTCGGGTACAGGCGTATTCCCATACAATCCTTCTGGACATGGCTCCTAAAACAAGACCGTTTCATAACGTGGAAGCCCCCTATGAGGGTATTTTCCGGACTATCACATCAGAATATAAAAATGCGGATACAATTATCCGTAAAGAATATCAGGCAAAGACCGGCCAGTTTTTTATGCAGTATCAGGAAACGGACTGGGAATTTTTAAAGCGTCTTGCTTCGCGCCAAAATCAGGGGATTCTGGCAGACTGCATTTCAGGGCACCCGGCTTATTACATAGGGATTCCTGAGCAATATGTGGCTGTGGAAAAGTATCTGGGAGAATATCAGATAACAAAGGACCTAAAAGCTTATAAAAAAGCGTTGGAAGTTTTAACACCCGCTGTTTCTGATACAAGCTATATTACCTATGCAATCCGGATGGATGAATGGGTAGAACTGGGAGAGGAAATAAACTGCCAGGGGCAGAGCCTGTATGTAAAATCAGTACATACCGTTCTGGAGCAGGCAGTTCTGGTTCATGATTGTGAACTATGCGTAAAAGAAGGATTGGCCCAGGAAAAAAAGTATAATGAAAAGTTATCGGGAAAAGCGGTAAAGGGGACAGTGGAAGAAGTAAAACGGGATCTGGTAAAAATTAATATTCAGGGAGAAGCTGGGGTACAGAATGCACAGGGAAGCTGCTGGTTTCCTTATTCTACAGTATATGCATCGAAAGATGGAAGCGGCTGGTACTGTATGCCGGAGAAAGGAGATAAGGTAAGGATAATATTCCCGGATTCTGATGAAAAGAATGCTTATGCTTCCAGTTCTGTAAGTGAATACCAGCCACAGCCCGGGGAAGCAGATCAGATGGAAGATTACCAAAGGCGGTATATCCGAAATCCGCAGGGGATGGAACTGTGCTGGACACCGGAACAGGTGAGTATTTCAGCAAATGGAGCCAGCATTGCGACATTGGACCGGGATGGGACATTAACTTTTTCTGCCAGTTCTAAAATCATTTTGCGTTCCGAAGGAGATATTGTTATGGAAGCAGGAAATCAGGTAAAGGTTCATGCATCAGACAGCATTCATATGATCTGCGGAGGAAAAGGGGAAATCAATATCAGTAAGAAGGGTGTCATAGAATTGAAAGGTAACAAGGTGTATACCAATTAA
- a CDS encoding PP2C family protein-serine/threonine phosphatase produces the protein MRRMNSDFRTQYISEEGQKLTNRDYFGFAEMDDYACYVLADSLDGELETNSAKFVVESLIRSFVEGPTMNAGKLKHNMNQAHRELLKKRGGMHLKASVTMVVTDYRKLLCCHVGNSRFYLLRNGRIMVRTRDQSLTENLLKEERITLDQAAAHEERNNLYSFLGERGQPEILVSKKIGLEAGDIFALFTRGAWESFGEEEFLEAAKEAKEPKEILDQAEDVILGQQETEEVDNYSLAVTFIEKVYQPPKKLSLKKILMAAIPIVLVVGGISLGLYLHHRSIKNKEYNLEKYLSSGQEYLKYDNYLKASEDYGEAKKLADGLKKKEESKEADQYKKLAEQILLADEAMMGGEYQKAQNLYLKARELSVKAGNTGKAYIDAGLKQTRDYIDVFDLIEIGQQKEGYGDMDGAVKSYGQARDKAAALYFSSGKEEALAKQAAAEEKMEKDSQKQEAAEAAAKEESQAAKNSEEESKQAEEEKMKKEEEEKRELENQQKLNDQKNAIDLENKGNELLAEEKYESAITYYQTAKTIYIRLELYELADGINDKIAAAKAGIKTKDQKTSESGSGTGTENGDPGKNGPGVGR, from the coding sequence ATGAGAAGAATGAATTCTGATTTTCGTACACAGTATATCTCAGAAGAAGGGCAGAAGCTCACGAACCGGGATTATTTTGGATTTGCAGAAATGGATGACTATGCCTGCTATGTGCTGGCAGACAGCCTGGATGGAGAACTGGAGACCAACAGTGCAAAGTTTGTTGTGGAAAGCCTGATCCGAAGCTTTGTAGAGGGACCTACCATGAATGCAGGGAAGCTGAAGCACAATATGAATCAGGCTCACCGTGAGCTCTTAAAAAAACGGGGAGGAATGCACTTAAAGGCATCTGTCACCATGGTGGTCACGGATTACAGAAAATTACTCTGCTGCCATGTGGGAAACAGCCGGTTTTATCTGCTTCGGAACGGCAGGATCATGGTCAGGACAAGGGATCAGTCCCTGACTGAGAATCTGCTGAAAGAAGAAAGGATCACCCTGGATCAGGCGGCTGCCCATGAGGAAAGAAATAATCTTTATTCTTTTTTGGGAGAGCGGGGGCAGCCGGAAATCCTTGTGTCAAAAAAGATCGGGCTGGAAGCCGGTGATATCTTTGCTCTTTTTACAAGAGGGGCTTGGGAGAGCTTTGGCGAGGAAGAGTTTCTGGAGGCTGCAAAGGAAGCCAAGGAGCCTAAGGAGATACTGGACCAGGCAGAGGATGTGATCTTAGGACAGCAGGAGACAGAGGAGGTGGACAATTACAGCCTTGCAGTGACCTTTATTGAAAAGGTTTACCAGCCTCCGAAGAAGTTGTCCCTTAAAAAGATTTTAATGGCTGCCATACCCATTGTTTTGGTGGTGGGTGGGATCAGCCTTGGGCTTTATCTGCATCATAGAAGCATAAAGAACAAGGAATACAATCTGGAAAAATACTTAAGCAGCGGTCAGGAATATTTGAAATATGATAATTACTTAAAAGCTTCTGAGGATTATGGAGAGGCAAAGAAGCTGGCGGATGGCTTGAAGAAAAAAGAGGAATCAAAGGAGGCGGACCAGTATAAAAAGCTGGCAGAGCAGATACTTTTAGCGGATGAGGCTATGATGGGAGGAGAATATCAGAAGGCCCAAAACCTTTACTTAAAAGCCAGGGAACTGTCCGTAAAGGCAGGAAATACAGGAAAAGCATACATAGACGCCGGATTAAAGCAAACAAGAGATTATATCGATGTATTTGACTTAATTGAAATAGGGCAGCAAAAAGAGGGATACGGTGACATGGACGGAGCCGTGAAATCTTATGGTCAGGCGAGAGATAAAGCGGCAGCCCTTTATTTTTCATCTGGAAAAGAAGAGGCTTTGGCAAAGCAGGCGGCGGCCGAGGAAAAAATGGAGAAAGACAGTCAGAAGCAGGAAGCTGCAGAGGCGGCAGCCAAGGAAGAATCCCAAGCGGCAAAAAATTCGGAAGAAGAGTCAAAGCAGGCAGAAGAAGAAAAGATGAAAAAAGAGGAAGAGGAAAAGCGGGAGCTGGAAAACCAGCAGAAGCTGAATGATCAGAAAAATGCCATTGACCTGGAGAATAAGGGAAATGAACTTCTGGCGGAGGAAAAGTATGAAAGCGCCATTACCTATTATCAGACGGCCAAAACGATCTATATCCGCTTGGAGCTGTACGAGCTGGCGGATGGGATCAACGATAAGATTGCGGCAGCAAAGGCCGGAATAAAGACAAAGGATCAGAAAACGTCCGAATCAGGCAGCGGGACGGGAACAGAGAATGGAGATCCTGGAAAAAACGGTCCGGGAGTGGGCCGTTAA
- a CDS encoding contractile injection system protein, VgrG/Pvc8 family, translating into MDYEYKGLEVTIELELLHIYDLCILKEINQHASLILRGICEENNHQKTILQTDENKKIVVKDQDKCLIFCGLITKLHMEEKGEVGMFLLNAASFSYQMDLTKRRRIFQNLEMTYQEVLETVLKAYPNASVTDRLSGNRKIPHFLIQYEETDWEFMKRLASHFKEGIYPNPSSKEIQISFGRPFGESIRNMEGQPEKRILDILKKQETIWSNSCGKYEVGETVRNQNKNYYVKSVQLLTEKEEVQYHVELVCHRESESPYIPNRQIAHTRMWAEVLEVQRNQLKLHFPMEEISGALMPYFSFEAGQNNKLGYYMSDPGAKAEVYFPDEEEQNGFVMSVIRQDQKETSGLPIRVQSIGHEMGNGFQMNEKNVLFSTTGENTTIRLTSDGVLQMESSGSMKLSASKDIILEKEFDHLQIKAGKGIQMKAGTTGNNTIEMDESGNIECRCMGNVIYRKTGESSKDKFEEEKGKGNAAEVRDVAMALAGTAFISQTLTGRQDYTGAGKIMDHFIGTNITAEGPLDSEEQNPIKAGLFHNDDRLFSSFSYGENRNGTKGR; encoded by the coding sequence ATGGATTATGAATATAAAGGATTGGAAGTAACGATAGAATTGGAATTGCTTCATATTTACGATTTATGTATTTTAAAAGAAATAAATCAACATGCCAGCTTGATTTTACGTGGGATATGTGAAGAAAATAATCATCAAAAAACAATTTTGCAGACAGATGAAAATAAAAAAATAGTAGTGAAAGATCAAGATAAATGCCTGATTTTTTGTGGACTTATAACCAAATTACATATGGAAGAAAAAGGAGAAGTCGGAATGTTTCTTTTGAATGCAGCCTCTTTTTCTTATCAGATGGATTTAACAAAGCGAAGAAGGATTTTTCAGAATTTAGAGATGACTTATCAAGAAGTTTTGGAAACGGTATTAAAAGCATATCCCAATGCTTCAGTCACTGACAGGTTGTCAGGTAATCGGAAAATTCCTCATTTTCTCATACAGTATGAAGAGACAGACTGGGAATTCATGAAACGCCTTGCATCTCATTTTAAGGAAGGAATTTATCCGAATCCTTCTTCTAAAGAAATTCAAATTTCGTTTGGTAGACCGTTTGGAGAATCTATTCGCAATATGGAAGGACAACCAGAGAAAAGGATACTGGATATTTTAAAGAAGCAGGAAACAATTTGGAGTAATTCCTGTGGAAAGTATGAAGTGGGAGAAACAGTGAGGAACCAGAATAAGAATTACTATGTGAAATCGGTTCAGCTGCTCACTGAGAAGGAAGAGGTTCAGTATCACGTGGAGTTGGTCTGTCACAGGGAATCAGAGTCTCCTTATATACCAAACAGACAGATCGCTCATACAAGAATGTGGGCAGAGGTTCTGGAAGTACAGAGAAATCAGCTTAAGCTTCATTTTCCAATGGAAGAAATATCAGGTGCTCTTATGCCTTACTTTTCGTTTGAAGCAGGACAAAATAATAAACTTGGGTATTACATGTCTGATCCCGGAGCAAAGGCAGAAGTTTATTTTCCGGACGAGGAAGAGCAAAATGGGTTTGTAATGTCTGTGATCAGGCAGGACCAGAAAGAGACATCAGGTCTGCCGATTCGTGTTCAGTCCATTGGCCATGAGATGGGGAACGGATTCCAAATGAATGAAAAAAACGTTTTATTTTCAACAACAGGAGAGAATACCACAATACGGCTGACTTCAGATGGAGTCCTGCAAATGGAATCTTCCGGTTCTATGAAATTATCGGCTTCTAAAGACATTATACTGGAAAAAGAGTTTGACCATTTGCAGATAAAAGCTGGAAAAGGAATTCAGATGAAAGCAGGAACAACCGGTAATAATACAATTGAAATGGATGAATCCGGAAATATTGAGTGCAGATGTATGGGGAATGTAATATACAGAAAAACAGGGGAAAGCAGTAAGGATAAGTTTGAAGAAGAAAAAGGAAAGGGAAATGCGGCTGAAGTAAGAGATGTTGCTATGGCGCTTGCGGGAACAGCATTTATTTCTCAGACCCTTACCGGAAGGCAAGACTATACTGGTGCAGGAAAAATAATGGATCATTTTATCGGAACAAATATTACTGCAGAGGGACCATTGGATTCGGAAGAGCAAAATCCTATAAAGGCAGGCCTGTTTCACAATGATGATCGGCTGTTTAGCTCCTTTTCCTATGGAGAGAACCGCAATGGGACAAAGGGGAGGTGA
- a CDS encoding pentapeptide repeat-containing protein, which produces MEREKLLETFKYGYVLPEGTERMMELDTYCNENLELLCEGLQAAFRQLWKRLEEKKRLEQNIFSISLCVLRSRFLQRDGRVRIYAFNESFYLDSNALWVEWDASVLFDFLWEMEKHLCSSLKDFKNIIKEGDIQEILQTEYIPWITQYITELTRFAIRKKKIDLSPVLSQAGRFCVTVGEYRGIFDEVYLEENGLENDLDLRKLMETEEMTEIGIYGRNYKNLQWQGLKLKGMNGTKSNFYHMDFSGSDLSESYFIKAGFYHCNLKKTLWKDALLFEADFSDSDLSGANFRRAMAPVTKPGLFNRNLLSLVGVDFTNANLEYVNFSEADFSGADFRTSVLQSTVFQNTRLNGAKFRRKSLNQIELTEEQRNSIQIYD; this is translated from the coding sequence ATGGAACGGGAAAAATTATTAGAAACGTTTAAGTATGGTTATGTCCTTCCGGAAGGTACTGAAAGAATGATGGAGTTGGACACTTACTGTAATGAAAACCTGGAGCTATTGTGTGAAGGACTTCAGGCGGCATTCAGGCAGTTGTGGAAGCGTCTGGAAGAAAAAAAGCGTCTGGAACAGAATATATTCAGCATCAGCTTGTGTGTGTTAAGAAGCAGATTCCTTCAAAGGGATGGGCGAGTAAGAATTTATGCATTTAATGAATCATTTTATCTGGATTCCAATGCGTTATGGGTGGAATGGGATGCCAGCGTTCTTTTTGATTTTTTGTGGGAGATGGAAAAACATCTATGCTCCTCGTTAAAAGATTTTAAAAATATAATTAAAGAAGGCGATATACAGGAAATTCTTCAAACAGAATATATACCATGGATAACCCAATACATAACAGAACTTACCAGGTTCGCCATCAGAAAAAAGAAGATTGACCTTTCACCGGTATTATCCCAGGCAGGGCGGTTTTGTGTGACTGTTGGCGAATACAGGGGAATTTTTGACGAAGTATATTTAGAAGAGAATGGACTGGAGAATGACCTGGATTTGAGAAAACTCATGGAGACTGAGGAAATGACAGAGATAGGAATTTATGGCAGAAACTATAAAAATCTTCAATGGCAGGGCCTTAAACTAAAAGGAATGAACGGAACGAAAAGTAATTTTTATCATATGGATTTTTCCGGTTCTGATTTAAGTGAGTCTTATTTCATAAAAGCAGGATTTTACCACTGCAACTTAAAAAAAACGTTGTGGAAAGATGCACTGCTGTTTGAAGCAGATTTTTCAGACAGTGATTTGTCTGGAGCAAATTTCAGAAGAGCCATGGCGCCGGTCACGAAACCAGGTTTGTTTAACCGCAATTTGTTAAGCCTGGTGGGGGTGGATTTTACCAATGCAAATCTGGAATATGTAAATTTTTCGGAAGCAGATTTCAGTGGAGCAGATTTCAGGACATCAGTGCTTCAATCTACAGTATTTCAAAATACCAGATTAAACGGAGCAAAATTCAGAAGAAAATCATTGAATCAAATAGAACTTACAGAGGAACAAAGAAACAGTATTCAGATTTACGATTAG
- a CDS encoding PP2C family protein-serine/threonine phosphatase, whose protein sequence is MTVMIMGGLGIMLSASVLGRLVLAAADIRIEENRKREPSDETAVSQTTGCKEIQADLAGIQTSSAGTLAILADGIGKANTGKVCARIAVDTLLDRYQPCHVLNNPEYFFKTTFCEASQRIQRTIGERRGGTCLAAVFVNGGSMHYGLAGDIRIALFRNQELIPISKGQTLNVLALNAYQEGILSRPETIWTMEEKRVWNYLGIDGFHEIEIGERPIWLKPGDVVLLATKGIFEAVSWAEMEDILLKDLTLKEKADAIVMESEKKNGMEIENGSVLLLRAEVAYEKNEF, encoded by the coding sequence ATGACTGTGATGATCATGGGAGGTCTTGGGATCATGCTGTCGGCCTCTGTGCTAGGCCGGCTGGTTCTGGCGGCCGCAGATATAAGGATAGAAGAAAATAGAAAAAGAGAACCTTCAGATGAAACTGCCGTCAGCCAGACCACCGGCTGTAAGGAGATCCAGGCGGATCTGGCGGGAATCCAAACAAGCAGCGCAGGGACCCTGGCAATTTTGGCTGATGGGATTGGAAAAGCAAATACAGGAAAAGTGTGTGCCAGGATTGCAGTAGATACTTTGCTGGATCGATATCAGCCCTGCCATGTGCTCAATAACCCTGAATATTTCTTTAAGACTACTTTTTGTGAAGCAAGTCAGAGAATTCAGAGGACCATAGGGGAACGGCGGGGAGGTACATGTCTGGCAGCAGTATTTGTCAATGGAGGGTCTATGCATTACGGTCTGGCCGGAGATATCCGGATTGCTTTGTTTCGGAATCAGGAATTGATCCCCATCAGCAAAGGCCAGACTCTTAATGTGCTTGCATTAAACGCTTATCAGGAAGGAATCTTATCAAGGCCTGAAACCATCTGGACCATGGAAGAAAAACGGGTGTGGAACTATCTGGGAATTGATGGATTTCATGAAATTGAGATTGGAGAAAGACCTATCTGGTTAAAGCCTGGTGATGTGGTACTGCTCGCTACAAAAGGGATTTTTGAAGCGGTATCCTGGGCGGAGATGGAAGATATCCTGTTAAAGGATCTTACTTTGAAGGAAAAAGCAGACGCCATTGTCATGGAGTCGGAAAAGAAAAATGGGATGGAAATAGAAAACGGGAGCGTTCTGCTTCTGAGAGCGGAGGTGGCTTATGAGAAGAATGAATTCTGA
- a CDS encoding FHA domain-containing protein, with amino-acid sequence MESRRKMKIGLDITILICAIFLIIGLFSKGNDWLWIGVMFFAGLAAAVDLFGRIREKEVREMKQPEGFPEAVRATQLMLLDEHDKPLKSWDLTGKTALIVGKKNEEEDVDVDLEDCEYSAFIDNQHAVLNYCLDSWYLEDLGSQNGVRIMKAEDGICYQVTGRPCKILAGDVIYIASTRLLLT; translated from the coding sequence ATGGAGAGCAGAAGAAAGATGAAAATAGGATTGGATATCACCATCCTGATTTGCGCAATATTTTTAATTATTGGCCTTTTTTCTAAGGGAAACGACTGGTTGTGGATCGGGGTGATGTTTTTTGCCGGGCTTGCAGCCGCCGTTGATCTGTTTGGCCGGATAAGGGAAAAGGAGGTCAGGGAAATGAAACAACCGGAAGGATTCCCGGAGGCGGTCAGGGCCACTCAGCTCATGCTTTTGGACGAGCATGATAAACCTTTGAAATCTTGGGATTTAACAGGAAAAACAGCCCTTATCGTAGGAAAGAAAAATGAAGAAGAGGATGTGGATGTAGATTTGGAGGACTGCGAGTACAGTGCCTTCATTGACAACCAGCATGCAGTACTGAATTACTGCCTGGATTCCTGGTATTTGGAAGATTTAGGTTCACAAAACGGTGTAAGAATCATGAAGGCAGAGGATGGCATCTGTTATCAGGTGACCGGAAGGCCATGTAAAATTTTGGCGGGAGATGTGATTTACATTGCCAGTACTCGCCTTTTATTAACATAA